From the genome of Eublepharis macularius isolate TG4126 chromosome 4, MPM_Emac_v1.0, whole genome shotgun sequence:
GCCTTAAGGCACATCCCTGCTCTCCCGCCTGCATTGTATTCTATTTGAATTGCTAAAGGTTACACTAATTTGTGTAGATATTTTTAGTAAACATTTACTCAGAATTACTTGTTTTCCAAGAATAAATTTCAAGCATAATGTTTGTCAGAATCCAGATTAAAGAAGGATGGATAGATAGAGGGGGGAAATCTGCACTTCAATAGGAGACTCATAATTGATGATGCCCACTCCCAATCACCCAAGAGaacaaggaggaaaaggaaaagggaggaaatgaAGAGGAGAGGGATGGTAATGTTGCATGTAATTATAAGTATATAGGATGGGATGTTTTATAGCATTGCAAGAATTTTTCATGTTCACACCCAAGTACTCAATGTCACATTTCTTGCTTTCTCTGATAAACTGTCTTGGTACAAAATGGACTGTGCCAGTAAAAATAAATTGTGCAGAGAACAAGCTCTGTTCATCCAGAGGCAGCACAAACATTTCCATGATGTACAAGATTTTTCCAAGCAGTGGTTTCTCCTCTGAACTGAACAACCACATGTGCAACTCTAGTGAATGTATATGATTAAGGTAAACTGACACATGCTCTCATATTGTAGCAGTGGCCAGAAGATGTTTCCCCATCTGTTCATCCCACAATGCATGCTGTAGAGTCTAATGAACATACACATGAATactcatgaaactgccttatcctgaatcagaccatcagtccatcaaggtcagtattatctactcagactgacagcagctctccaggttcttagctgcaagtctttcacatcacgtaCTGCCTAGTCcattttaagtggagatgcccatgatttgtttgtttattattatttatgccatttatagtctgcgtgtgagatgagtacagtcaatatcaagcaCATTTCAATAATCAGTAATAAGTACaaatttagaaagatgtaacattaaccaaaatccaatacagagttgaagaaatgctgaaacagaagtaattctaggattgacattagatgAAATAGAATtatccagtagggtcatacttaaagcaacggacagtacatagtagcacacacttaaagcaacacataggatgtaaggcaacttagtggtgaagtctatggttcctatctTTTTAGTGAagaatctctttgagaccaccttgttacagtacagccctcctatctgagtaaaaaaactctattgaacaattcagttttgcatcatttgtggaaagccaggagagtgggggctttctggacctcttcaggaaggccattccataggcagggaccaccacagagaatgcacgtatacaggcagctgttgatttggaccatgtgcagggtgacacccgcaggagatcctgttcagatgagcaaagctactgtggaggacatagggagagaagcagtCTCATAggaatgctggaccaaggctgtgaagaactttgtatgtgatagtcaataccttgaactgagcatggtaactgatagaaaatggagtgactgcaggatgggagtaatattcatgctcctgcttgcttctgAGAACAGCatagctgcagtgttttgcaccaactggaatattctagaaaagagcaagaatccactagcacctatcctgtggaatgacctgtctGAGGAAGTCAatagagcccccactctcctggctttccgtaaatgatgcaaaaccgaactattcaaaaaggctttttacttaaatgggagggctgcattgtagggatggggtctcaggtgcttcactaacgagttggggatcatagacttcatcaccatttttgcctcatatattatctgctgctttaaatatgtacgccTATGTACAACCgttgctccatgctgtctaatgttagtcctagaactgattatgttttgcttcagtatctctgctatgtcttggatccttgctaatgctatgtctttaagcttgtatatgtttaccttatggtattgtattgaaatgtatttacttgatactgattgtattaacctcatactgtgtaatttgccttgagtctcagcgagaaaggtggactataaatgacgtaaataataaaaataaaaatcctaaCAGTTTAGCCATTATTCCATGCTTGATTcctttcagaaaaaaatagtgagggagcagggccctttccaaggctgttttggctttgagggaggacttattgggtCCAGGTCCAGAAGCAACCACCTGTGACTTGATACCATGCAACTAGTATGACTCACCAAGGCCTGTCGCCTTGCTACTGGTCAACAGCAGTCCCCCCTACAGCCATTGTAtcataatggttagagtttcagagtaggatataggagacccaggttggaatcaccACTCTTCAATCAAAGCTCACTGAATGACTCtgatccagtcacacatactcagcataacctacttagggttgttgtgaagataatatggaggcagagagatgatgtaagttgctttgggttcccattgtggagaaagctgGTATATACTGAAGTAAATTAATgaagattggaaggggggggggagataaaggaTAAGTTGTTTCATGCgtttaaaggagagaaggaagtagggaaaagTGAGCCTATGGGGGCCACCAGAAGAAAAGCAAGAGGAATAGTGCGTGGAAgaaatacagggaaaagtgaagtattcCCACCCAAGTCCTTGCAGGCCCCACCCATACAAGTGAGCGCGGCTCAGCTAGCACCATGCAATAGAGCATAGGGATGGGGGAACCTGAAGATGGGCGAGGGAGGCAGacaagggtgggtgggaaggagaggagaagccATGGTGAGGCTAAGGAAGGGAACGAAGACATGGTGGTGGAGAGGAAAACGAGATGCCCTCGCAAGTCCTTGCAGAGCTCCCCTTGTCCTTAATATTGCAGACTAAGGCGAACAGAGAGGCGGAAACGCTGGATCCGGTTCATAAGAACCCCGCTCTTTCATCTCTATATATTGCAACAGGAGAATTACAGCTCGGGCTCAGTGGTTTATGACAACCCTGACCTAGCCACTTGCAAGCAGACACGTTTTATTTCTCCATGCTCTTACAAAAGATTTATGGAGCGCCGAACGATGCCGGAAAGCAGTGGGCGTGTGCCCTTTGAGGCTTACCTCCGTATCACCAGAGGCGGTGCTTCGgtcatggagatcagggggagaaAACGCTTTCTCACAGCTCTAGTTTCGGTTTGCTCAACGTTTACATCCGGGTTACGGGTAACCGGAAGTAGGAAGAGGGGCAGGAGGGAGAAGGATGGTAGCAGGTCCGGGAGGTGGCGACGAATCTGCGTGGTGCCCACCGAGCAGGATGGTGCTACCGCCCTCGCGGGTATCGCTCCTGCTGCTTCTGCATCTCCTCCTGGTCGTGTCCGCGTCGCCAGGAGCCGCAGAGCTCACAGACGGGAATAGCGAGCATCTGAAACGGGAGCATTCGCTTATCAAGCCCTACCAGGGTGCGTGCGGTGGGCAGGAGCTGATACCCTGGTGATCCCCCACCCTTCACTTGGCCTGCTTAGCGTCACTTCTGAAAGTCCAGTCTGTTtggagccagagggaggaggtgtCACTGTCATTTTAGTTAGCTGACAGAGTTTCTCCTGACCATTTTGCACACTTCTCTTTCTAAGGAAGTTTAGAAAGTTCAAAACCAAGCAAGAAACGTCTCTTTCAATCTCTAGGacagtctgatccagcaaataCAATCCTTGCTAAGACCAACCATAATAACACAACGTTGCATGCAGTCTTTTGAGCTCTACAGAGGTTTGGGGTAAAATGGGGAGTTGTTTCAGGCTGTGATCTTGAGGTTGTTTGCCTGTTTCTGTATGGAGAATCATGCAGAATTATGCTGGGCTGCAGGACAATGTTATTTTTCCACAAAACCAAGGTCCCCTGATACTAATGATGACAGCCTGCACTGTGAATACAAAAACTCAGTATTAATCAAATGAGTGCCAGTACAAGGCAAAAAAGTAGTAGGAGGAGAGGCTCTGTTTTTATTACTTacctaaaacatttatatgcccacTTTTCTCCTGAGGATCTCAGGAACTAAGGCCAGTTTTTGTCTATAATAGGCAGAAATAGATCCAGAGTTTATTAGAATCAGAAGAAACTTTGTTGCTCAGTAAAATAACTTATGAGCTGCTGAGTTCCAAATTCCTATAAAGCTTATAATAGATTTACTTCTGCTGAATAGAAGATTAAGAGAATGGGAATCCTGGTTATCTGTACgtttttaataataaattaaaatgtcCTTCTCTAAAGCTTGGATCTCTGTGTTTTAGGGGTTGGCTCCAGTTCAATGCCTCTCTGGGATTTTCAAGGGAGCACAATGCTGACTAGCCAGTATGTTCGACTAACTCCTGATGAACGCAGCAAGGAAGGTTCTATCTGGAACCGAGTGGTGAGTGTAGTTACTTTGTGGAAGGAAATGGTGGCATGTAACCAGAAGTGAAACCCATCagtctcttttttaaatattctaatggaaaataaattgtttacaattacCAAAAATGTGTGAGGTTTCCATTTAAAAGATTTTATGACACCTTCTCCAAAGGCTGCAATATTTTTTCTTCCAGCCCTGCTTCCTGAAGGATTGGGAGCTCCACGTCCAGTTCAAGATCCATGGAGCAGGAAAGAAGAATCTGCACGGAGATGGATTTGCTCTATGGTACACTCGGGAGCGCCTTACTCCAGGTATGTTGCTAAAACCACAACAGCAGAGCAACTGAAGACTTTTTTTAGCtattacgttttttaaaaaaaatgaaaggaatttTTTTATGCAAGAGCTTTCTATTACATGAGTTCCCACTTACAAACTGAAGTAGTACAGCGTAGATACATTTATGATTTTGGTGAGAAGTAGGCATTTGCAGCAAGTTGTTAAGAAACTTGAACGGAAAGTGTTGCCAATGCATCTAAAGTTTTCAGAACTTGCAAATCGGTTATTTGGCTATTTTATCAGTGATGCATATCAGCCATTGCTATAGAAAATGGAGAATATGAATGCTTCATTTCCTTTATTTTCACAAAAACTTCTTGGAGATTGGTTATTTATATTCTTGTTGAGCAGGTGAAATGGAGGTTGTCATAATACTTTCAATCCTGAGGCCCGCCAGGCACCTGCACATCTATGTAACTGCAGTGGTGCCAGTTTGCTCCCTAAGGGCTTTTGCAGAAGACCTGCATTGGCAGACCAAGTCTGGTGAGGCATGTCCAAGAGAGAATGCTCTGTAGTTGCCCAGGCAACGCTGGTAGAATCCAATTGCAGGGTGGCTGCAGTTGACAGCactgtgagtggcagggaaaggtatAGCCAGTGTGTGGGCTGGGCTGCGTTTCCCTTCATCAGCTGAGGTTTGTACCTGCAGACCCCGGGCGGTCAGGATCAGCCCTCCAAGTCTCCCGAGAGGCATTTCCTTAGAGGCAAGTGGGGGACAGGTTCTGAAACTAATGAcgggaatgcccattggaaaccacaggAGAGGCTAGAAGGTCCATTGGATATGTTGGGAGTGATGAATGGCCATCGACTTGCAGGGGCTTCATTGAAACACATTACTGCATCACAAAGATTTGACAAGAACGTGGGGTCGACCCTGAGAGCCATGCCCTGGTCCTGGGATGACACCTGTGGGAcaagagaaactgctccaggggtTGTCATCCCATCCCCTGCACTAGATTCCTGAAGTCCATCCCTggctctgcaaacagcaaaagggagggTGGTATGGCCTCGCAGGgcaggagccccagagatcctaGGACTTTGCTCTACACACACCCCTCCTGGCATTAACCTCATTCCTGCATGCAGTGGTCTTCTGCATGGCTTACCAGATGCCAGCAGCACTGCCTATTGGAGAGAAAAAGAATCCTCTGTggtgcccccacccctgccagacCCACACAGACAACACTCCCAAGTCCCACCCCACTGGCTGCAGTGAAGttgaaggggaaaggggggaagggaagctGGGCGGGCTGGAGCCTCCAACGTGCCACTGAATACCTGTTCCTTTTGGCAGCAGAGTGACACCAAGGCACAGAGGCACCTGGAGACTTTTTAGGGCCACTCAGTCTGTtccagcccagagccagagaccatTCACTGGGATGTAtgaaagggcagccctatggagaactggagcagggggcactgtcatgctcaggcaagcaaacagacagggagggagttaTTGTTCGACACAGACTTTAATGAACagccaaaagtgaagaggatgtctggataCGTGTTACCAATTTCCcttgcctgggaagggagctgtGCCTGTTAGCGCAGCTGTCAGGGTCAGGCAAGGCATTCCCTGGGCTGCTTTCTTAGGAGCAGGGTTGACtcacaggctgcctggggaaCTGCTCCTGGAGCTGGCTCGGATGGCAGTAGAGAAAGATTACTAGGAGCTGGAACAGCCGTGCTCCTCTGTCTCTCTGACGGGTCATCATGACCAGCCTGAAAGAAAAACAGCAACACGCATGTTGAGGGTCCTGGCCTCACACAGGCCACAGCTGGGTCTGCCATGTCTGAGCAGGTATTTGAAATCTAAATTGGATTTATTAGAGCTCTGTAGCAGACTGTGTTTATGCCTCTCTACAAGAGCATAAGAGTATTCTAGAATATTCTAGTTAAATCTGGGTAACTGGGTAAATCTGGTTGTCAAAATGCATAGGAATGTAAGTTATTTTTTTCACCTTGCTTGACCTTGGCTCCCTTAGGCCCTGTCTTTGGCAGCAAAGATAACTTCCATGGACTGGCTGTTTTCCTGGACACATATCCCAATGATGAGGCTACAGAGGTGAGTAGTGCTAAGAACTTGCCTTGAGAGCTACTTCTATTTGCAAACAAAGTTTTATTGCCGGTATTGAACTAGTAGAAACAAACATGTAGAGTACATGCACAAGCTTCTATATGTAGGGTTCTGAAATATTTAGGATAAGAATCACATACATACATTGTGGTAAATATTTTGAACTACATTTTCCTTCTTACACAGCGTGTATTCCCATACATCTCTGCCATGGTAAACAATGGATCCCTGATGTATGATCATAGTAAAGATGGCCGCTGGACAGAGTTGGCAGGCTGCACGGCTGATCTTCGTAATCAGAATCATGACACGTTTTTGGCTGTGCGCTATTCTCGGGGGCGCCTGACAGTAAGTTGACATTTGTGTTCATGTTGTTTTAGCTCTATGTGTATGGGATTTCACAATGAGTGGGCATGAATGAACTGAGTTATTACTACTTTTGTAATCACTGAAGTGCGGAAAGTGGAGTGGGTGGGTTTCCAAAGTTAGCTTGTCCAAGATAGCTGACTTGATTCATTTTGTTTTGAACTATGATAACCTTTTTTAGTCGGTTGAGAGCAAAagcttaatttatttttatttacttgcattatttatagactgcctttctcattgaggctcaaggcagattacagtgtgtaagtcaatatgaactatAGGTGGAACATcacataaacaatgtaataggttaTAACAGTCagaacacagtagtatagtctgaaGTCCCTATCCCCTTTTCACAAGtatttctctgaaccatttcctcttacctgtgtaaaaagcttTCCTGAaaaactcagttttgcatagtttgcagaaagccaggagagtaggagcctTCCTAACTTTATCCAGCAGGTCCACAAGGTGAGGACCACAACAGAGACTGCACATGTACAGACAGTTGCTGATTTTTCAAATTTGCAGGGTGGTCTCTGTAGAAGCCCCCTCTTAGATACACACCTTAATATTGTGAGGGGGTTTTAGTCTGTcactgaagctgagagcaacaccattaGGAacgcaggcttggtcaagagtctggaagagtcactcaaggcagaatggtcaaagctgagacaccggactaagatgcatccacccccttcaggaatcaatggtcacatcagcagaagagaactgaatgttccaatggtgatggaagCGGACAAATTcttagtggaaggtgacactggtggagaaTTTTTCACAGACAACAACAGTGTCAGGGCCTGATGTCAAAGGGgcatcagggatactgcaggactctgctttgtggaaggaggggcggtatacattacccagactccctctcagtccactcactggcctgctcaacctgatccaGTCCTTTCCCCCTTGATCTCCATCTGCCTTCCTCCTTGCCTCTTTTCACTCTCCAGCtccacccaccacactgtgtgggagagcttcccttttatcccctcagccTTACCATGCTCCAGCTGCCAACcatgccctcctgctgccttctaaccatggccctag
Proteins encoded in this window:
- the LMAN2 gene encoding vesicular integral-membrane protein VIP36 codes for the protein MVAGPGGGDESAWCPPSRMVLPPSRVSLLLLLHLLLVVSASPGAAELTDGNSEHLKREHSLIKPYQGVGSSSMPLWDFQGSTMLTSQYVRLTPDERSKEGSIWNRVPCFLKDWELHVQFKIHGAGKKNLHGDGFALWYTRERLTPGPVFGSKDNFHGLAVFLDTYPNDEATERVFPYISAMVNNGSLMYDHSKDGRWTELAGCTADLRNQNHDTFLAVRYSRGRLTVMTDVEDKNEWKNCFDVSGVRLPTGYFFGASAGTGDLSDNHDIISMKLFQLMVEHPPEEENIDWTKIEPSVSLLKSPKDNVDDPTGNFRSGPLTGWKVFLLLLCALLGIIVCAVVGAVVFQKRQERNKRFY